A genomic segment from Aliidongia dinghuensis encodes:
- a CDS encoding sarcosine oxidase subunit delta, with amino-acid sequence MLLIRCPYCQAERPELEFTYAGEAHIARPLDPSKLTDDEWRDFLYTRSNPRGIHAERWRHQHGCGRFFNALRDTVSDKFLATYKAGLPRPSELPSEAELEEARS; translated from the coding sequence ATGCTGCTCATCCGCTGCCCCTATTGCCAGGCCGAGCGCCCGGAACTCGAATTCACCTATGCCGGCGAGGCTCACATCGCCCGTCCGCTCGATCCCTCGAAGCTGACGGACGATGAGTGGCGGGATTTCCTCTACACCCGCTCGAACCCGCGCGGCATCCATGCCGAGCGCTGGCGCCACCAGCACGGCTGCGGCCGGTTCTTCAACGCGTTGCGCGACACCGTCAGCGACAAATTCCTGGCGACCTACAAGGCCGGCCTGCCCCGCCCGAGCGAACTTCCGAGCGAAGCCGAACTCGAGGAAGCCCGGTCATGA
- a CDS encoding sarcosine oxidase subunit beta family protein, with product MTRFSFLSLLSNALTANKNWQPQWPDAEPKAEYDAIIVGAGGHGLGAAYYLAKEHGLTNIAVIDKGWLGGGNTGRNTTIIRSNYLYDESAMLYEHAMKLWEGLAQELNYNVMFSQRGVMMLAHNVHDVQSFKRHIHSNRLNGIDNEWLTPEQAKEYCPPLNIAANARYPVMGAALQRRGGVARHDAVAWGYARGAAALGVDIIQNCPVTAIRRGVSGGVIGVETAKGFIKAKKVAVSAAGNTSVVMDTAGVRLPLESFPLQALVSEPVKPIFPCVVMSNTVHAYISQSDKGELVIGSGTDQYISYSQRGGLPLIEHTVAAICEVFPIFSRMRMLRKWGGIVDVTPDRSPILGKTPVPGLYVNCGWGTGGFKATPGSAHVFAHTIARDEPHPINAPFTLERFTTGRLIDEAAAAAVAH from the coding sequence ATGACCCGCTTTTCCTTTCTGTCGCTGCTTTCCAACGCGCTCACTGCCAACAAGAACTGGCAGCCGCAATGGCCCGACGCCGAGCCGAAGGCGGAGTACGACGCGATCATCGTCGGTGCGGGCGGCCATGGGCTTGGTGCCGCCTATTACCTCGCCAAGGAGCACGGCCTCACCAACATCGCCGTGATCGACAAGGGCTGGCTGGGCGGTGGCAATACCGGCCGCAACACCACGATCATTCGCTCCAACTATCTCTATGACGAAAGCGCCATGCTCTATGAGCATGCGATGAAGCTGTGGGAAGGCCTCGCCCAGGAGCTCAACTACAACGTCATGTTCTCGCAGCGCGGCGTGATGATGCTCGCGCACAATGTTCATGACGTGCAGAGCTTCAAGCGTCACATCCACTCGAACCGGCTGAATGGCATCGACAACGAGTGGCTGACGCCGGAGCAGGCCAAGGAATACTGCCCGCCGCTCAACATAGCGGCCAACGCCCGCTATCCGGTCATGGGCGCCGCACTCCAGCGCCGCGGCGGCGTCGCCCGCCACGATGCCGTGGCCTGGGGCTACGCCCGCGGCGCCGCAGCGCTGGGCGTCGACATCATTCAGAACTGCCCGGTGACGGCGATCCGCCGCGGCGTGTCCGGCGGGGTCATCGGTGTCGAGACCGCCAAGGGCTTCATCAAGGCGAAGAAGGTCGCGGTCTCGGCCGCCGGCAACACATCGGTGGTGATGGATACGGCCGGCGTGCGGTTGCCGCTGGAGAGCTTCCCGTTGCAGGCGCTGGTGTCGGAACCGGTGAAGCCGATTTTCCCGTGCGTGGTCATGTCCAACACCGTGCACGCGTATATCTCGCAGTCGGACAAGGGCGAGCTCGTCATCGGCTCCGGCACTGATCAATACATCTCTTACAGCCAGCGCGGGGGCCTGCCGCTGATCGAGCACACGGTGGCGGCGATCTGCGAAGTGTTCCCGATCTTCAGCCGCATGCGCATGCTGCGCAAATGGGGCGGCATCGTCGACGTGACGCCCGACCGCTCGCCCATTCTCGGCAAGACGCCGGTGCCCGGCCTCTATGTCAACTGCGGCTGGGGCACGGGCGGCTTCAAGGCGACGCCGGGCTCGGCGCATGTGTTCGCCCACACCATCGCGCGCGACGAGCCGCACCCGATCAACGCGCCCTTCACGCTCGAGCGCTTCACCACCGGTCGACTGATCGACGAGGCGGCCGCTGCCGCCGTCGCCCACTGA
- a CDS encoding GlxA family transcriptional regulator, whose protein sequence is MGERMEVASESGIASRNLETGRHWRASAARPRLSVGFILARRFTLCAFANFVDVLRLAADEGDRSRQILCRWAILSDTMSALPSSSGVLVQPNERLGDPRDFDYIVVVGGLIDEIPNLSPEYTRYLRRAAEAGVPLVGVCTGAFILHRAGLMDGYRCCISWFHHADFLEQFDGLEPVSDQIFIVDRDRLTCSGGASSAHLAAYLVEKHVGCAQASKSLHIMIIDEAMRAEKPQPGIPLTLRTDDPVVKKALLLMQQNFDMPLSVAEIARRLGTGKRQLERHFRHALGSSPQAACLEMRLSLALHLLEHSEKSVALIAAECGFCDTSHLSRMFRRRFAATPQEFRKAHPAASLAEA, encoded by the coding sequence ATGGGAGAGCGTATGGAAGTTGCCAGCGAAAGCGGCATCGCCTCTAGGAACCTTGAGACCGGCCGGCACTGGAGGGCATCCGCGGCCAGGCCACGCCTGTCAGTGGGATTTATCCTTGCCCGGCGCTTCACGCTTTGCGCCTTCGCCAATTTCGTCGACGTCCTCCGGCTCGCCGCCGATGAGGGCGATCGCAGCCGGCAGATCCTGTGCCGTTGGGCAATCCTGTCCGACACGATGAGCGCGCTGCCGTCGAGTAGCGGCGTGCTGGTGCAGCCGAACGAGCGGCTGGGCGACCCGAGGGATTTCGACTACATCGTCGTCGTCGGCGGATTGATCGACGAAATTCCCAATCTGAGCCCGGAATACACCCGATATCTGCGGCGGGCCGCCGAGGCCGGCGTGCCGCTGGTCGGCGTCTGCACCGGCGCCTTCATCCTGCACCGGGCCGGCCTGATGGATGGCTACCGCTGCTGCATCAGCTGGTTCCATCATGCGGATTTCCTCGAGCAGTTCGACGGGCTCGAGCCCGTTTCCGACCAGATCTTCATCGTGGATCGCGATCGCCTGACCTGCTCGGGTGGGGCAAGTTCGGCCCATCTCGCAGCGTATCTCGTGGAGAAGCATGTCGGTTGCGCGCAGGCGAGCAAGAGCCTGCACATCATGATCATCGACGAGGCGATGAGGGCCGAGAAGCCTCAGCCGGGCATTCCGCTGACCCTCAGAACCGACGATCCGGTGGTCAAGAAGGCCCTGCTGCTGATGCAGCAGAACTTCGACATGCCGCTCTCGGTGGCCGAGATCGCGCGGCGTTTGGGAACGGGCAAGCGCCAGCTGGAACGGCATTTCAGGCACGCGCTCGGCAGTTCGCCACAAGCGGCGTGCCTAGAAATGCGGCTGTCGCTCGCCCTTCATCTGCTCGAACACTCAGAAAAATCGGTGGCACTCATCGCCGCGGAATGCGGCTTCTGTGACACGTCCCATCTCAGCCGGATGTTCCGCCGCCGCTTTGCCGCGACGCCGCAGGAATTCCGCAAGGCGCACCCAGCGGCTTCGCTGGCCGAGGCATAG
- a CDS encoding electron transfer flavoprotein subunit beta/FixA family protein: MKVLVPVKRVVDYNVKIRVKADGAGVELANVKMSMNPFDEIAVEEALRLKEAGKATEVVVVSIGPAQAAETIRTSLAMGADRGILVKVDGVVEPLAVAKLLKKVAEQENPGLIILGKQAIDDDCNQTGQMLAALLGRPQGTFASKLVVGDGSVDVTREVDGGLQTVSLDLPAIVTTDLRLNEPRYASLPSIMKAKKKPLDETTAEALGVNVSPRLKVLKTAEPVGRTAGVKVANTAELVSKLKAAGVI, encoded by the coding sequence ATGAAGGTCTTGGTGCCCGTAAAGCGGGTGGTTGACTACAACGTGAAGATCCGTGTGAAGGCGGATGGCGCCGGTGTAGAGCTCGCCAACGTGAAGATGTCGATGAACCCGTTCGACGAGATCGCGGTCGAAGAGGCGCTGCGTCTGAAAGAGGCGGGCAAGGCGACGGAAGTGGTCGTGGTCTCGATCGGCCCGGCCCAGGCCGCCGAGACGATCCGCACCAGCCTCGCCATGGGCGCCGATCGCGGCATCCTGGTCAAGGTCGATGGCGTCGTCGAGCCGCTGGCCGTCGCCAAGCTGCTGAAGAAGGTGGCGGAGCAGGAAAACCCTGGCCTTATCATCCTCGGCAAGCAAGCGATCGACGACGACTGCAACCAGACCGGCCAGATGCTGGCCGCCCTGCTCGGCCGGCCCCAGGGGACCTTCGCCTCGAAGCTCGTGGTCGGCGACGGTTCGGTCGACGTGACGCGCGAGGTCGATGGCGGCCTGCAGACGGTCTCGCTCGATCTGCCGGCCATCGTGACCACGGATCTGCGCCTGAACGAGCCGCGCTACGCCTCGCTGCCCAGCATCATGAAGGCGAAGAAGAAGCCGCTCGACGAGACGACGGCCGAGGCGCTCGGCGTCAACGTCAGTCCGCGCCTCAAGGTCCTGAAGACGGCGGAGCCCGTCGGTCGCACCGCCGGCGTCAAGGTCGCGAATACCGCCGAACTCGTTTCCAAACTCAAGGCCGCCGGGGTGATCTGA
- a CDS encoding electron transfer flavoprotein subunit alpha/FixB family protein, with the protein MTTLLIAEHDNSSLKDATAKALTAAKELGAPVHILVACEGARAVADAAGKLAGVEKVLLADDPAYGHALAEPLAALIVSLADGYDAIVAPSTTAGKNVLPRVAALLDVMQVSDVIKVVSPDTFERPIYAGNAIQTVQSTEAKRLLTIRTASFAAAGEGGSAAIEIVSGAANPGSSRFKGEQVAKSDRPELASAKIVVSGGRALGSAENFAKVIAPVADKLGAAMGASRAAVDAGYAPNDWQVGQTGKIVAPELYIAVGISGAIQHLAGMKDSKVIVAINKDEEAPIFRIADYGLVGDLFEILPQLDRELQATLPEGKS; encoded by the coding sequence ATGACCACGCTGCTGATCGCCGAGCACGACAACAGCTCGCTCAAGGACGCGACGGCGAAGGCACTGACCGCCGCCAAGGAGTTGGGCGCGCCCGTCCATATCCTCGTTGCCTGCGAAGGCGCCAGGGCTGTTGCGGACGCCGCCGGCAAGCTTGCCGGCGTCGAGAAGGTGCTGCTGGCGGACGACCCGGCTTACGGCCACGCGCTGGCCGAGCCGCTCGCGGCGCTGATCGTCAGCCTGGCCGATGGCTACGACGCCATCGTCGCGCCCTCGACCACGGCGGGCAAGAACGTGCTGCCGCGCGTCGCCGCCTTGCTCGACGTGATGCAGGTCTCGGACGTGATCAAGGTCGTCTCGCCCGACACCTTCGAGCGCCCGATCTATGCCGGGAACGCCATCCAGACGGTGCAGAGCACCGAGGCGAAGCGGCTGCTCACCATCCGCACCGCCTCCTTCGCGGCGGCCGGCGAGGGCGGCTCGGCTGCAATCGAGATCGTCTCCGGCGCGGCGAACCCAGGCTCCTCGCGCTTCAAGGGCGAGCAGGTTGCAAAGTCCGATCGCCCGGAGCTGGCCTCGGCGAAGATCGTCGTCTCGGGCGGCCGTGCGCTGGGTTCAGCCGAGAACTTCGCCAAGGTGATAGCACCGGTCGCCGACAAGCTCGGCGCCGCCATGGGAGCGTCGCGGGCGGCGGTCGATGCCGGCTACGCGCCGAACGACTGGCAGGTGGGCCAGACCGGCAAGATCGTGGCGCCCGAACTCTACATCGCCGTCGGCATCTCCGGCGCCATCCAGCATCTGGCCGGCATGAAGGACTCGAAAGTCATCGTCGCCATCAACAAGGACGAGGAGGCGCCGATCTTTCGGATCGCCGACTACGGCCTGGTCGGCGACCTGTTCGAAATCCTGCCGCAGCTGGATCGGGAACTTCAAGCAACGCTGCCAGAAGGCAAGTCATGA
- the purU gene encoding formyltetrahydrofolate deformylase — translation MSENSFLLKLTCDDQAGIIAAVTTELAARGANIVESNQFWDRQTNRFFLRVAFSTPATVDRAALELALKPASERFGMKVGLDDLSRRPKIIIMVSKFDHALLHLLYQIQVGWLNAEVVAIVSNHEGSRVSAESKNIPYHYWPVNKENKDEQEERLLHLVRETGAELVILARYMQVLSNTLSNRLFGMIINIHHSFLPSFKGAKPYHQAHERGVKLIGATAHYVTADLDEGPIIEQETERVSHGMTSEDFVAAGRDIEARVLARAVKYHLEGRVMLNRHRTVVFAP, via the coding sequence ATGTCCGAGAACTCCTTCCTCCTCAAACTGACCTGCGACGACCAAGCCGGCATCATCGCCGCTGTGACGACGGAGCTGGCGGCCCGGGGCGCCAACATTGTCGAATCCAATCAATTCTGGGATCGGCAGACCAACCGGTTTTTCCTGAGGGTCGCGTTCAGCACGCCGGCAACCGTCGATCGGGCCGCGCTGGAGCTTGCCTTGAAGCCGGCGTCGGAGCGCTTCGGCATGAAGGTCGGTCTCGACGATTTGTCGCGCCGGCCAAAGATCATCATCATGGTCTCCAAGTTCGACCATGCTCTCTTGCATCTGCTCTATCAGATCCAGGTCGGTTGGCTGAACGCGGAAGTCGTCGCCATCGTGTCGAACCACGAAGGTTCGCGGGTCTCGGCCGAGAGCAAGAATATCCCTTATCACTACTGGCCGGTGAACAAGGAAAACAAGGACGAGCAGGAGGAAAGGCTGTTGCATCTCGTGAGGGAGACAGGGGCCGAGCTCGTCATCCTCGCTCGATATATGCAGGTGCTGTCGAACACGCTGTCCAATCGCCTGTTCGGCATGATCATCAACATCCACCATTCGTTCCTGCCGAGCTTCAAGGGCGCCAAGCCCTATCACCAGGCGCATGAGCGCGGCGTCAAGCTGATCGGCGCCACGGCCCACTACGTGACGGCGGATCTCGACGAAGGGCCGATCATCGAGCAGGAGACGGAGCGCGTCAGCCACGGCATGACGTCGGAGGACTTCGTTGCCGCGGGGCGGGATATCGAAGCACGCGTCCTCGCACGGGCGGTCAAGTATCACCTGGAAGGGCGGGTCATGCTGAACCGCCACCGCACCGTCGTCTTCGCGCCATAG
- the folD gene encoding bifunctional methylenetetrahydrofolate dehydrogenase/methenyltetrahydrofolate cyclohydrolase FolD: protein MSAKIIDGKAYANGLASKITAAVPSFNTATGRLPGLAVVLVGSDPASEIYVRSKVLKTRELGMRSFEHILPSDTKQEDLLRLVTDLNADDAVDGILVQLPLPKHLDENAVVSAIDPSKDVDGLHPENAGRLTAGLSGLISCTPLGCLMLLQAQLGDLSGLDAIVVGRSILVGKPMAALLLRANCTVTIAHSRTRNLPDKVRQADIVVAAVGQAEMIKGDWIKPGATVIDVGTTRVERGGKKKLVGDVEFEAAMQTAAAITPVPGGVGPMTIMTLMHNTVVAAHRRSRLAVPQLC from the coding sequence ATGAGTGCCAAAATCATCGACGGGAAGGCCTATGCCAACGGTCTTGCCAGCAAGATCACGGCAGCGGTTCCCTCGTTCAATACCGCAACTGGCCGTCTGCCCGGGCTCGCCGTCGTCCTGGTCGGCTCTGATCCCGCCAGCGAAATCTATGTGCGCAGCAAAGTGCTGAAGACGCGCGAACTCGGCATGCGCAGCTTCGAGCATATCCTCCCGAGCGACACGAAGCAGGAGGACCTGCTGCGCCTCGTCACGGATTTGAACGCGGATGACGCGGTCGACGGCATTCTCGTCCAGCTTCCGCTGCCGAAGCACCTCGACGAGAATGCGGTCGTTTCAGCGATCGACCCGAGCAAGGACGTCGACGGGTTGCATCCGGAAAACGCCGGGCGGCTCACGGCCGGCCTCTCCGGTCTCATCTCCTGCACGCCCCTCGGCTGCCTCATGCTGCTCCAGGCCCAACTGGGGGACTTGTCGGGCCTCGATGCGATCGTGGTCGGCCGCTCGATCCTCGTCGGCAAGCCCATGGCGGCCTTGCTGCTGCGGGCGAATTGCACGGTCACCATCGCGCACTCCCGAACCCGCAATCTGCCGGACAAGGTCAGGCAGGCCGACATCGTTGTGGCCGCTGTTGGGCAGGCCGAGATGATCAAGGGCGATTGGATCAAGCCCGGCGCAACAGTGATCGATGTCGGAACCACCCGCGTCGAGCGGGGCGGCAAGAAGAAGCTTGTCGGCGATGTCGAGTTCGAGGCTGCGATGCAGACGGCCGCCGCGATCACGCCTGTGCCGGGCGGCGTGGGGCCGATGACCATCATGACCTTGATGCACAACACGGTGGTGGCGGCGCACCGCAGAAGCCGGTTGGCGGTGCCGCAACTATGCTAG
- a CDS encoding GcvT family protein yields the protein MTGFPETAKVVIVGLGGIVGASVAHHLIERGWTDIVGIDKSAIPTDIGSTAHASDFCYTTSHDFLSCWTTLYSIEFYEKMGHYARVGGIEVARVGDDARMDEIKRKVASGKAFGTRARLIEPAEIKEKFPLIEESLVQGGLWDPDAGLVIPRSQTVTGKLVDQGVAASKLTAFANTSARSLIIEKGRITGVVTDRGTVRADYVVVCAGLWGRLIAAMAGEDLPVMPVDHPLTFFGPYNEFAGTGKEIGWPLLRDQGNSAYMRDTGDPRTAEGGQIEWGYYEEKNPRLVHPRDLLEKEEARLSPSQRDLDMEQILAPLERAMELTPILGELGYNEGHSFNGLLQTTTDGGPSMGESQKVRGLWYAVGIWVKDGPGMGKLIADWMTDGRTPIDHNRIDYARFNPHQLEEQHIFERCTETAMKIYNPAVHPREPFAGGRNVRRSPFYEREKALGGYFMELGGWERAHGYAANEHLLDKYADRVPVRENEWDGRHFWRVSNAEHLALSDDCGIINLSHFAMYDVEGPDHVALMEWVCAAKIGGDANIGKGIYTHFLDQEGMVRADLTVFRMADRCRIVDGADAGPRDFNYLKRTAEDKGFDVTITDVSERFVTIGFWGPNARVNLQKVVDDPDGLLSANFPFAAIKPIRIAGKDVTAFRISYVGEQGWELHMRYEDGLAVWDALRSTGVIAVGVETYANTRRMEKSLRLQNADLLTEYNLLEADLARPKVKDAEFCGKAKHLEYRAREHQPAMLCTLVMINNVDKTGVARYPVGTLPVIEPETGETLVDAHGRRSYTTSIAFGPTIGKNIALAYLPWSHCQAGRKLVVEYFGELYPVEVASVGYKPLYDPDNLKPRS from the coding sequence ATGACAGGTTTCCCGGAGACCGCGAAGGTCGTCATCGTCGGCTTGGGCGGGATCGTCGGCGCTTCCGTCGCCCATCATCTGATCGAGCGCGGCTGGACCGACATTGTCGGCATCGACAAGTCGGCGATCCCGACCGACATCGGCTCGACGGCGCACGCCTCGGATTTCTGCTACACGACGAGCCACGACTTCCTGTCGTGCTGGACCACGCTCTACTCCATCGAGTTTTACGAGAAGATGGGCCATTACGCGCGTGTCGGCGGCATCGAGGTCGCGCGCGTCGGCGATGATGCGCGCATGGACGAGATCAAGCGCAAGGTCGCGTCCGGCAAGGCTTTCGGCACCAGGGCCCGCCTTATCGAGCCGGCCGAGATCAAGGAAAAATTTCCGCTGATCGAGGAGAGCCTGGTGCAGGGCGGACTCTGGGACCCCGACGCCGGCCTCGTCATCCCTCGCTCGCAGACCGTGACCGGCAAGCTCGTCGACCAGGGCGTTGCCGCCAGCAAGCTCACCGCCTTCGCCAACACCTCGGCCCGCTCGCTCATCATCGAGAAGGGTCGGATCACGGGCGTGGTGACCGACCGCGGCACGGTCAGGGCCGACTACGTGGTCGTCTGCGCCGGCCTCTGGGGCCGGCTGATCGCGGCGATGGCCGGGGAGGACCTGCCGGTCATGCCGGTCGATCATCCGCTGACCTTCTTCGGTCCGTATAACGAGTTCGCCGGCACGGGCAAGGAGATCGGCTGGCCCTTGCTGCGGGATCAGGGCAACTCGGCCTATATGCGCGATACGGGCGATCCCAGAACTGCTGAAGGCGGGCAGATCGAGTGGGGCTATTACGAGGAGAAAAATCCGCGCCTGGTGCACCCGCGCGATCTTCTGGAGAAGGAGGAGGCGCGGCTGTCGCCTTCGCAGCGCGATCTCGACATGGAGCAGATCCTGGCGCCGCTCGAGCGCGCCATGGAGCTGACGCCGATCCTGGGCGAGCTTGGCTACAACGAGGGCCACTCGTTCAACGGCCTGCTGCAGACCACCACGGATGGCGGCCCGTCCATGGGCGAGAGCCAGAAGGTGAGGGGGCTCTGGTACGCCGTCGGCATCTGGGTGAAGGACGGGCCCGGCATGGGCAAGTTGATCGCCGACTGGATGACGGACGGCCGGACGCCGATCGACCACAACCGCATCGACTATGCGCGCTTCAATCCGCACCAGTTGGAAGAGCAGCACATCTTCGAGCGGTGCACCGAAACCGCGATGAAGATCTATAACCCGGCGGTCCACCCGCGCGAGCCGTTCGCCGGCGGGCGCAATGTCCGCCGCTCCCCGTTCTACGAGCGTGAAAAGGCGCTCGGCGGCTATTTCATGGAACTGGGCGGTTGGGAGCGCGCGCATGGCTATGCGGCCAACGAACACCTGCTGGACAAGTATGCCGACCGTGTGCCGGTACGCGAGAACGAGTGGGACGGCCGGCATTTCTGGCGCGTGTCCAACGCCGAGCATCTGGCGCTCAGCGACGATTGCGGCATCATCAACCTCTCGCACTTCGCCATGTACGATGTCGAAGGACCCGATCACGTCGCCTTGATGGAGTGGGTCTGCGCCGCGAAGATCGGTGGCGACGCCAACATCGGCAAGGGCATCTATACGCATTTCCTGGATCAGGAAGGCATGGTGCGCGCCGACCTGACAGTCTTCCGCATGGCGGACCGTTGCCGCATCGTGGACGGTGCCGATGCGGGCCCGCGCGACTTCAACTACCTGAAGCGCACGGCCGAGGACAAAGGCTTCGATGTCACGATCACCGATGTCTCGGAAAGGTTCGTCACCATCGGCTTTTGGGGGCCCAATGCCCGCGTGAACCTGCAGAAGGTGGTCGACGACCCCGACGGACTCCTGTCGGCGAATTTTCCGTTCGCCGCAATCAAGCCGATCCGGATTGCCGGGAAAGATGTGACCGCCTTCCGCATCTCCTATGTGGGCGAGCAGGGCTGGGAGCTCCACATGCGCTACGAGGATGGCCTCGCCGTCTGGGATGCGCTGCGCTCGACCGGTGTGATCGCGGTCGGCGTCGAGACTTACGCGAATACTCGCCGCATGGAAAAAAGCCTTCGCCTGCAAAACGCCGATCTACTGACCGAATACAATCTGCTCGAAGCCGATCTCGCCCGCCCCAAGGTCAAGGACGCCGAGTTTTGCGGCAAGGCCAAGCACCTCGAGTACCGGGCGCGCGAGCATCAGCCTGCCATGCTATGCACGCTGGTAATGATCAACAATGTGGATAAGACGGGGGTGGCGCGGTATCCGGTCGGCACGTTGCCGGTCATCGAGCCGGAAACGGGCGAGACTCTCGTCGACGCGCACGGCCGTCGTTCCTACACGACGTCGATCGCCTTCGGGCCGACGATCGGAAAGAACATCGCGCTCGCGTACCTGCCCTGGTCCCATTGCCAGGCAGGGCGCAAGCTGGTGGTCGAGTACTTCGGGGAGCTCTATCCGGTCGAAGTGGCCTCGGTCGGCTACAAGCCGCTCTATGACCCGGACAACCTGAAGCCGAGAAGCTGA
- a CDS encoding GlxA family transcriptional regulator, with amino-acid sequence MDTVVTRQRLFVFYLVPDFTLLAFSSAVEALRLANYVLGYEAYAWRLVSADGGKVWASCGVSFDTDNDVAAERQMLARGQRPFMTVICAGHHVERHANKPTEAWLRECRQNGVAIASLCTGAHILARAKLLDDKKCVIHWENFPSFVEQFRGACVRTSLFAIDGGIHTCAGGTASFDMMLHIIQRDFGEVVVSGVCELAFVDRVRSPSDRQRLPFARRTGALHPEITSLIERMQETLTEPLPVDELMVGIRLTRRQIERLFRNELSCSPARYYMKLRLERAKLLLSQMTTPIVEVAIASGFSSASHFSKCYRETYGCSPQQTRKHKSLALGAA; translated from the coding sequence ATGGACACCGTCGTTACCAGGCAACGTTTGTTCGTATTTTATCTCGTGCCTGACTTCACGTTGCTGGCCTTTTCATCTGCGGTTGAAGCGCTGCGACTGGCCAATTACGTCCTTGGGTACGAAGCCTATGCCTGGCGGCTCGTTTCTGCCGACGGCGGCAAGGTTTGGGCGAGTTGTGGCGTTTCGTTCGACACCGACAATGACGTTGCGGCCGAGCGCCAGATGCTCGCGCGCGGGCAGCGGCCCTTCATGACGGTGATCTGTGCCGGCCACCATGTGGAACGGCATGCCAACAAGCCGACGGAAGCTTGGTTGCGGGAGTGCCGGCAGAACGGGGTGGCGATCGCGAGCCTGTGCACGGGAGCGCATATCCTCGCCCGGGCGAAGCTGCTCGACGACAAAAAATGCGTGATCCATTGGGAGAACTTTCCGAGCTTCGTCGAACAATTCAGAGGTGCCTGCGTCAGGACCAGTCTCTTCGCAATCGATGGCGGCATTCACACCTGTGCCGGCGGGACGGCATCTTTCGACATGATGCTTCACATCATTCAGCGGGATTTTGGCGAAGTCGTCGTCAGCGGCGTGTGCGAGCTCGCGTTCGTCGACCGCGTCCGCAGTCCCTCGGACCGGCAGCGGCTGCCGTTCGCTCGCCGAACTGGAGCGCTTCACCCCGAGATCACGAGCCTGATCGAGCGAATGCAGGAGACGCTGACGGAGCCGCTTCCGGTCGACGAGCTGATGGTGGGGATACGGCTTACGCGGCGGCAGATCGAGCGCCTGTTCAGGAACGAGCTCAGCTGCTCGCCCGCGCGCTACTACATGAAGCTGCGGCTGGAGCGCGCCAAGCTGCTGCTGTCGCAGATGACGACCCCGATCGTCGAGGTGGCCATCGCGAGTGGGTTTAGCTCAGCGTCTCATTTCTCGAAATGCTACCGGGAAACTTACGGCTGTTCGCCTCAGCAGACGCGAAAACATAAGAGTTTAGCCCTCGGCGCTGCTTAG